In Chryseobacterium gleum, a single genomic region encodes these proteins:
- the trpB gene encoding tryptophan synthase subunit beta, with translation MNYKTPDEHGYYGEFGGAFIPEMLYPNVEELQKNYLQIIESEDFQAEYQDLLTNYVGRATPLYFAKNLSQKYQTQIYLKREDLNHTGAHKINNALGQVLLAKRLGKTRIIAETGAGQHGVATATACALLGLQCIVYMGEIDIQRQAPNVARMKMLGAEVVAATSGSKTLKDAVNEALRDWINNPVTTHYVIGSVVGPHPFPDLVARFQSIISKEIREQLKEKIGRENPDYVIACVGGGSNAAGTFYHFVEEKEVKIIAAEAGGLGVDSGKSAATTFLGTLGVLHGSKSLVMQTEDGQVIEPHSISAGLDYPGIGPFHANLFKEKRAEFFSINDNEALKCAFELTRLEGIIPALESSHALAVLDKKKFNQNDVVVICLSGRGDKDMETYLKNL, from the coding sequence ATGAATTATAAAACCCCCGATGAACACGGATATTATGGAGAGTTTGGAGGAGCTTTTATCCCCGAAATGCTCTATCCGAATGTAGAAGAATTACAAAAGAATTACCTTCAGATTATAGAATCCGAAGATTTCCAAGCCGAATATCAGGATTTGCTAACAAATTATGTAGGCCGCGCTACGCCGCTATATTTTGCTAAAAACCTAAGTCAGAAATATCAGACTCAGATTTATTTAAAACGGGAAGACCTCAACCATACCGGAGCCCATAAAATTAATAATGCCTTAGGACAGGTTCTGTTGGCAAAACGACTTGGAAAAACCAGAATTATTGCTGAAACCGGAGCCGGACAGCATGGTGTTGCCACCGCGACAGCCTGTGCTCTACTGGGTTTGCAATGCATCGTTTATATGGGAGAAATTGATATCCAGAGACAGGCCCCGAATGTAGCGAGAATGAAAATGCTGGGTGCAGAAGTTGTGGCTGCCACTTCAGGTTCAAAAACCTTAAAAGATGCAGTGAATGAAGCCCTGAGAGACTGGATCAACAATCCTGTGACAACTCATTATGTGATTGGAAGCGTGGTTGGTCCTCACCCTTTCCCGGATCTTGTAGCACGATTCCAGAGCATCATTTCAAAGGAAATCAGAGAACAGCTTAAAGAAAAAATCGGAAGAGAAAATCCTGATTATGTAATTGCCTGTGTAGGCGGTGGGAGTAATGCTGCCGGGACTTTCTATCATTTTGTAGAAGAAAAGGAAGTAAAAATTATTGCTGCAGAAGCAGGAGGACTGGGTGTAGATTCAGGAAAGTCTGCTGCCACTACATTTTTAGGAACGCTTGGTGTGCTTCACGGAAGCAAAAGTCTTGTGATGCAGACGGAAGACGGACAGGTCATTGAACCTCATTCTATCTCTGCGGGACTGGATTATCCTGGGATCGGACCTTTTCATGCGAATTTATTCAAAGAAAAAAGAGCTGAATTCTTTAGTATTAATGATAACGAAGCTTTAAAATGTGCTTTTGAACTGACCAGACTGGAAGGGATTATTCCTGCATTGGAAAGTTCTCACGCGCTGGCAGTTTTAGACAAGAAGAAATTTAATCAAAACGATGTCGTTGTTATTTGTCTGAGTGGCCGTGGGGATAAGGATATGGAGACGTATCTGAAGAATCTGTAA
- a CDS encoding GNAT family N-acetyltransferase, with product MKYQIKETQDLREREIEHILQLWDISAWNAMKSAYFITFFKDSEFHFLLDADENVLAVMRVNFDFTLKIADNEYSFAEVVGLVSAHKKKGYGAALVRHFKENATQRNLEAIGFCHSDLRPFYKKCDIEILHDKAKMIKESTGSEWVNSEDDDILIFHTTQERKELLSQLSSQNNAYLITKE from the coding sequence ATGAAATATCAGATAAAAGAAACTCAGGATTTAAGGGAAAGGGAAATAGAACATATTTTGCAACTATGGGATATTTCTGCATGGAACGCCATGAAATCTGCCTATTTTATTACTTTTTTCAAAGATTCGGAATTTCATTTCCTGCTGGATGCGGATGAAAATGTACTGGCGGTTATGCGGGTGAATTTTGATTTCACCTTAAAAATAGCAGACAATGAATATTCCTTTGCGGAGGTGGTAGGACTTGTTTCCGCTCATAAAAAGAAAGGATATGGAGCAGCGTTGGTTCGCCATTTTAAAGAAAATGCCACACAAAGAAATCTGGAGGCAATAGGTTTCTGTCATTCAGATCTTCGTCCTTTTTATAAAAAATGTGATATTGAAATCCTCCATGACAAAGCCAAAATGATCAAAGAAAGTACCGGCTCGGAATGGGTGAATTCTGAAGATGATGATATTCTGATTTTTCATACAACGCAGGAAAGAAAAGAACTGCTCAGCCAGCTTAGTTCTCAAAACAATGCTTACTTAATAACTAAAGAATAA
- a CDS encoding phosphoribosylanthranilate isomerase, which produces MNLQPQLKVCGLTKPDQIQELISMNVDFLGFIFYEKSPRYVLNHLSAEEISAIDHHGKTGVFVNEELDIILQMVQKAGLNFVQLHGDESDDFIVELRQKLNPEVGIIKVIRIGNNAVENKMKITQIFNFQRTIRNLQPITYFLFDTDSKAFGGTGKQFDWNILNELEIPLPYFLSGGISEDNIENIEMLKQQPFALDINSKFETEPGHKNIDRIREFKSLCQHNK; this is translated from the coding sequence ATGAACCTGCAACCTCAGCTCAAAGTCTGCGGACTCACAAAACCGGACCAGATTCAGGAATTGATTTCTATGAATGTAGATTTCCTCGGTTTTATCTTCTATGAAAAATCACCCAGATATGTCTTGAATCATTTGAGTGCGGAAGAGATCTCAGCTATTGATCATCATGGAAAAACAGGTGTTTTCGTCAATGAAGAATTGGATATCATTCTACAGATGGTGCAAAAGGCCGGATTAAATTTTGTTCAGCTTCATGGCGATGAAAGTGATGATTTCATTGTTGAACTAAGACAAAAGCTGAACCCTGAAGTCGGTATTATTAAAGTCATCAGAATAGGAAACAATGCAGTTGAAAATAAAATGAAAATAACGCAGATTTTTAACTTTCAGAGGACAATCCGTAATCTGCAACCTATCACCTATTTTCTTTTTGATACTGACAGCAAAGCCTTTGGAGGAACAGGAAAACAATTTGACTGGAATATCCTGAATGAACTTGAGATTCCACTGCCCTACTTTTTAAGCGGTGGCATTTCAGAAGACAACATTGAAAATATTGAAATGCTGAAGCAACAGCCTTTTGCATTGGATATCAATTCAAAATTTGAAACAGAGCCCGGCCATAAAAACATTGACAGGATAAGAGAATTTAAAAGCCTCTGTCAACACAATAAATAA
- the trpC gene encoding indole-3-glycerol phosphate synthase TrpC — protein sequence MTILDKIIERKKEEVTAAKLRISLDRLKDTAFFGRPTYSLKESIKNKSGIIAEFKRQSPSKGIINNNAEPLEVVSAYEKFGASGISILTDHDFFGGNLNDVLSVRNDINIPILRKDFMIDAYQFYEAKSIGADVVLLIASCLSPAQVQEFTDLAHELKMEVLLEIHTEDELKHFNSKIDLVGINNRNLKDFKVDLQHSVQLKNQLPKGVLSVAESGIYSLEDFQFLKEKGFDSFLMGEYFMKNTNPAKAFEEFASQI from the coding sequence ATGACTATACTGGATAAAATTATTGAACGAAAAAAAGAGGAAGTTACTGCAGCAAAATTACGCATTTCCCTTGACCGATTAAAAGACACCGCTTTTTTTGGAAGGCCAACATATTCACTGAAAGAATCCATCAAAAATAAAAGTGGAATTATCGCTGAGTTTAAGAGACAGTCACCATCAAAAGGAATCATCAACAATAATGCTGAGCCTTTAGAAGTTGTTTCTGCTTACGAAAAATTTGGAGCCAGTGGAATTTCTATCCTCACTGATCATGATTTTTTCGGAGGAAATTTAAATGATGTTCTCAGTGTAAGAAATGACATCAACATACCGATTCTGCGTAAAGATTTCATGATTGATGCATACCAGTTTTATGAAGCTAAAAGTATTGGTGCTGATGTTGTACTACTGATCGCATCCTGCCTTTCACCAGCTCAGGTTCAGGAATTTACAGACTTAGCCCACGAACTGAAAATGGAGGTTTTGCTGGAAATTCATACCGAAGATGAACTGAAACATTTCAATTCAAAAATCGACTTAGTTGGGATCAATAACAGGAATCTTAAAGATTTTAAAGTAGATCTGCAGCATTCGGTTCAGCTGAAAAACCAGCTTCCAAAAGGCGTTTTGTCGGTTGCAGAAAGCGGTATTTACAGTCTGGAAGATTTTCAATTTTTAAAAGAAAAAGGATTTGACAGCTTCCTGATGGGTGAATATTTTATGAAAAATACAAATCCGGCCAAAGCGTTTGAAGAATTTGCTTCTCAAATTTAA
- the trpD gene encoding anthranilate phosphoribosyltransferase, which produces MKEILQYLFNHNTLSKSEAKATMIEIAQNKFNSAEVTAFISVFLMRNITLKELEGFREALLQMAVSVDIDSSDAIDIVGTGGDGKDTINISTLASFVVAGAGQRVTKHGNYGASTTTGSSNVLEELGYQFKNNSEQLNEDLERANICFLHAPYFHPALQSVGLLRKSLGLRTFFNLLGPLVNPAKPKYSMIGVYNLEIARIYQYLLQKDEREFILVHGLDGYDEISLTGDSKIITKNGEEIYSAEDLGFNPVTLEDIKAGNSIQETAKIFMNILEGKGTEQQNSVILANASTALYNTYKFGSYDDCLLLAQESLLKGKALNSFNLLIN; this is translated from the coding sequence ATGAAAGAAATACTGCAATACCTGTTTAATCATAATACGCTTTCAAAATCAGAAGCCAAGGCTACAATGATTGAAATTGCTCAGAATAAGTTCAACTCCGCAGAGGTTACGGCCTTTATCAGTGTTTTCCTGATGAGAAATATTACCCTGAAAGAACTGGAAGGCTTCAGAGAGGCTTTACTACAGATGGCTGTTTCTGTAGACATCGATTCCAGTGATGCCATTGATATTGTAGGTACAGGAGGTGATGGAAAAGATACGATCAATATCTCTACACTCGCCAGCTTTGTAGTGGCCGGAGCCGGCCAAAGGGTAACAAAACATGGAAATTACGGAGCTTCTACCACTACAGGTTCATCCAATGTACTGGAAGAATTAGGATATCAGTTTAAAAACAACTCGGAACAATTGAATGAGGATCTTGAAAGAGCCAACATCTGCTTTTTGCATGCTCCTTACTTCCATCCTGCGCTGCAATCCGTGGGCTTGTTGAGAAAATCTCTGGGATTAAGAACATTTTTTAATCTGTTGGGTCCGTTAGTGAATCCTGCAAAACCTAAATATTCAATGATCGGAGTATATAATCTTGAAATTGCCAGGATTTACCAGTATCTTCTTCAAAAGGATGAACGTGAATTTATTCTGGTTCATGGTCTGGACGGATATGATGAGATAAGCCTTACCGGCGACAGCAAGATCATTACCAAAAACGGTGAGGAAATCTATTCTGCTGAAGATTTAGGTTTCAATCCGGTAACGCTGGAAGATATTAAAGCAGGAAACTCCATTCAGGAAACCGCAAAAATATTTATGAATATTTTGGAGGGAAAAGGTACAGAACAGCAGAACTCTGTAATCCTTGCCAATGCATCAACAGCACTTTACAACACCTATAAATTCGGGTCGTATGATGACTGCCTGCTGTTAGCCCAGGAAAGCCTGCTGAAAGGAAAAGCATTGAATAGTTTTAACCTTTTAATTAATTAG
- a CDS encoding anthranilate synthase component II yields the protein MNNTINTQQPQLKVLVFDNYDSFTYNLVQIIERILNQKVDVVRNDEITLEEVGKYDKIILSPGPGIPEEAGILLDLIKEYAPTKSIFGVCLGQQAIAEAFGGSLINLSEIFHGVATTTELVKENTKLFKDLDSGLEVGRYHSWAVNPEGFPEELEITAVDKDGMIMALQHKTYDVHGVQFHPESILTPEGEVIIKNFLLS from the coding sequence ATGAACAACACTATAAATACTCAGCAGCCACAGCTTAAAGTTCTCGTTTTCGACAACTATGACAGTTTTACCTATAATCTTGTCCAGATTATTGAAAGAATTCTGAATCAAAAAGTAGATGTGGTAAGAAATGACGAAATCACTCTGGAAGAAGTCGGAAAATATGACAAAATCATTCTTTCTCCCGGCCCTGGAATTCCTGAAGAAGCAGGTATTTTATTAGACCTAATTAAAGAATATGCTCCTACAAAAAGCATCTTTGGCGTATGTCTCGGACAGCAGGCTATCGCAGAAGCTTTCGGGGGAAGCCTGATCAACCTGTCTGAAATCTTTCACGGAGTAGCTACCACAACTGAGCTGGTGAAAGAAAATACCAAACTTTTCAAAGATTTGGATTCAGGATTGGAAGTGGGAAGATACCACAGCTGGGCAGTAAATCCCGAAGGTTTCCCGGAAGAGCTGGAAATCACTGCTGTAGATAAAGACGGAATGATCATGGCTTTACAGCACAAAACATATGATGTACATGGCGTACAGTTTCACCCTGAAAGCATTTTAACGCCGGAAGGTGAAGTGATCATTAAAAATTTCCTATTGTCATGA
- a CDS encoding anthranilate synthase component I family protein, which produces MFTDTIKIKTVSKKTLGDLHTPMNIYLKIRDKFRDTILLESSDSKSIDNNFSFIAVNAIAGIEVKNLNEYEIKLPASAPVKQFIMERNITDIFEDFRNIFKCEPTNDAIEQTAQSLFGYTSFEAVQFFENINLKAQSKEVEIPVLRYRLYQYVIAINHFNDEMYLIENFIDGVKSELHLLENLIKNQNTPVYPFEKTSEETSNITDEEYIELVKTAQKHCMRGDVFQLVLSRRFEQKFKGDEFNVYRALRNINPSPYLFYFDYGNYKLFGSSPESQLIIKNNKAIIHPIAGTSKRTGNFEADLQAIEVLKADPKENAEHTMLVDLARNDLGKLGKNVTVTKLKEIQLFSHVIHMVSEVTADVSDDINPLEMVSATFPQGTLSGAPKHKALQLINQYEKDSRGYYGGCIGIIGLNGTCNQAIMIRTFLSKNNTLFYQAGAGLVAKSVPENELQEVNNKLNALKKAVEKAEKIVEK; this is translated from the coding sequence ATGTTTACAGACACAATCAAAATAAAAACTGTTTCGAAAAAAACACTGGGAGACCTTCATACTCCCATGAATATTTACCTCAAGATCAGGGATAAATTCCGTGATACGATTCTTCTGGAAAGTTCAGATTCAAAAAGCATTGATAATAACTTTTCCTTTATTGCGGTAAATGCGATTGCCGGAATTGAAGTAAAAAACCTCAATGAATACGAAATTAAACTTCCTGCATCTGCTCCTGTAAAGCAGTTTATTATGGAACGAAATATCACAGATATTTTTGAAGATTTCCGCAATATTTTCAAATGTGAACCCACCAATGACGCAATAGAGCAGACCGCTCAGAGCCTTTTTGGGTATACAAGCTTTGAAGCCGTACAGTTTTTCGAAAACATAAACCTTAAAGCACAAAGCAAAGAAGTTGAAATTCCTGTCCTGAGATACAGATTATACCAATATGTGATTGCTATCAATCATTTCAATGATGAGATGTATCTTATCGAGAATTTTATTGATGGAGTAAAATCTGAGCTTCACCTTTTGGAAAACCTTATTAAAAATCAGAATACTCCTGTTTATCCTTTCGAGAAAACAAGTGAGGAAACCTCCAATATTACAGATGAAGAATATATTGAACTGGTAAAAACAGCCCAGAAACATTGTATGCGCGGAGATGTTTTTCAATTGGTTCTAAGCAGACGATTTGAACAGAAATTCAAAGGAGATGAATTCAATGTTTACCGTGCTTTGAGAAATATTAACCCTTCCCCTTATCTCTTCTATTTTGATTACGGAAATTATAAATTATTTGGTTCCAGCCCTGAAAGTCAGTTAATCATTAAAAACAATAAAGCCATCATCCATCCGATTGCCGGAACATCAAAAAGAACAGGGAATTTTGAAGCTGACCTTCAGGCGATTGAAGTTTTAAAGGCAGATCCTAAAGAAAATGCAGAACATACCATGCTGGTGGATCTTGCGAGAAATGATCTTGGAAAGCTTGGGAAAAATGTAACGGTGACCAAACTTAAAGAAATCCAGCTGTTCTCTCATGTAATTCACATGGTAAGTGAAGTGACTGCAGATGTTTCTGATGACATTAATCCTCTTGAAATGGTGTCTGCCACATTTCCTCAGGGAACATTAAGCGGTGCACCGAAGCATAAAGCGCTTCAGTTGATCAATCAATATGAGAAAGATTCCCGTGGGTATTACGGTGGCTGTATCGGAATTATAGGATTGAACGGAACCTGCAATCAGGCCATTATGATCAGAACTTTCTTAAGTAAAAACAATACATTATTTTATCAGGCAGGTGCCGGATTGGTGGCAAAATCTGTCCCTGAAAATGAACTGCAGGAGGTTAACAACAAACTGAACGCCCTGAAAAAAGCAGTTGAAAAAGCAGAAAAAATAGTCGAAAAATAA
- a CDS encoding cupin domain-containing protein has protein sequence MIKKNVSGTTLFVVLASLLLSCDNSSNEPQSEYSDKIESVTLLKTTKSWDGTTYPAYPSSQPEISVLKIAVPPNSALNWHKHPVINAAYVEKGEIQIERKEDGKTQWVRKGQVLPEMVNTGHRGKTGDQGATLIVFYSGTPDTPLSEPVQ, from the coding sequence ATGATTAAAAAAAATGTATCAGGTACAACGCTCTTTGTTGTATTGGCTTCCCTCCTTCTGTCATGTGACAACTCCTCAAACGAGCCGCAATCAGAATATTCTGATAAAATTGAATCGGTAACGCTTTTAAAAACAACAAAATCCTGGGACGGAACAACGTATCCCGCCTATCCTTCATCACAGCCGGAAATCTCAGTTCTTAAAATTGCCGTCCCTCCCAATTCGGCTCTGAACTGGCATAAACATCCGGTCATTAATGCAGCATATGTAGAAAAAGGCGAAATCCAGATTGAAAGAAAAGAAGACGGCAAAACACAATGGGTAAGAAAAGGTCAGGTACTACCTGAAATGGTTAATACCGGCCACAGGGGTAAAACCGGCGACCAGGGAGCAACCCTGATTGTTTTCTACAGTGGAACGCCTGACACTCCTTTGTCTGAGCCGGTACAATAA
- a CDS encoding c-type cytochrome has protein sequence MKKILLAGITGLVILSCSKKENTAEVAASSETSTVSEPAKSNLSGDQIIETLDCSGCHSVNERMVGPSYKEIAGKYSEKDTELLASKIIEGGSGVWGSVPMAAHPQVSKEDAKKMVEYILSQKK, from the coding sequence ATGAAAAAAATACTTTTGGCAGGAATAACGGGTCTTGTGATTCTTTCCTGTTCTAAAAAAGAAAATACAGCAGAAGTGGCAGCTTCTTCTGAAACGTCTACTGTTTCAGAACCGGCAAAATCTAATCTTTCCGGTGATCAGATCATCGAAACATTGGATTGCTCAGGATGTCACTCTGTGAATGAAAGAATGGTAGGACCTTCTTATAAGGAAATTGCAGGGAAATATTCTGAAAAGGATACCGAGCTGCTTGCTTCCAAAATTATAGAAGGCGGAAGTGGAGTATGGGGAAGTGTGCCTATGGCTGCCCATCCACAGGTGTCAAAAGAAGATGCCAAAAAAATGGTGGAATATATTTTGAGTCAGAAGAAATAA
- the lysS gene encoding lysine--tRNA ligase — MQLSEQEIIRREKLNKLTEMGINAFPADEYTITDTTESIKQDFSESKQVKIAGRLMSRRIQGKASFAELQDSKGKIQVYFNRDEICPGEDKELYNEVYKHLLDIGDIIGIEGELFTTQVGEKTVLVKNFTLLTKALRPLPQAKTDEYGVVHDGFTDPELRYRQRYVDLTVNPQVKEIFVKRTKLFNAMRTFFNDAGYFEVETPILQSIPGGAAAKPFITHHNALDIPLYLRIANELYLKRLIVGGFDGVYEFSKNFRNEGMDRTHNPEFTAMEIYVAYKDYNWMMDFTEKLLEFCAIQVNGTTKATFGEHEVDFKAPYPRVSMTEAILKFTGFDITGKTEQELYDFAKSIGIEVNETMGKGKLIDEIFGEKCEGNFIQPTFITDYPIEMSPLTKKHRNKEGLTERFELMVCGKEIANAYSELNDPIDQRERFEAQMALSERGDDEAMFIDQDFLRALEYGMPPTSGLGIGMDRLIMFLTNNASIQEVLFFPQMRPEKAAPQIELGEDEKVILEILNSQEEPMALAEVKQRSQLSGKKWDKASKTLTKNNIVKVEKIDENLLMKLA, encoded by the coding sequence ATGCAATTATCAGAACAAGAAATCATTAGAAGAGAAAAGCTGAACAAGCTTACTGAAATGGGGATTAATGCGTTCCCTGCGGATGAGTATACAATTACAGATACTACAGAATCTATAAAACAGGATTTTTCTGAAAGTAAACAGGTAAAGATCGCTGGTAGATTGATGTCCCGCAGAATTCAGGGGAAAGCTTCTTTCGCAGAATTGCAGGATTCTAAAGGAAAAATTCAGGTTTATTTCAACAGAGATGAGATCTGTCCGGGTGAAGATAAAGAACTATATAACGAAGTATACAAGCACCTTTTGGACATCGGTGATATTATCGGTATCGAAGGAGAATTGTTTACCACGCAGGTAGGAGAGAAGACTGTTTTAGTGAAAAACTTTACGCTTCTTACAAAAGCTTTACGTCCTCTTCCTCAGGCTAAAACTGACGAATACGGAGTGGTACACGATGGCTTTACAGATCCTGAATTAAGATACAGACAGCGTTATGTAGATTTAACGGTAAATCCGCAGGTAAAAGAAATTTTTGTGAAGAGAACAAAATTGTTCAATGCCATGAGAACTTTCTTTAATGATGCAGGATATTTTGAAGTAGAAACTCCAATCCTGCAGTCGATTCCAGGGGGAGCAGCAGCAAAACCGTTTATCACGCACCATAATGCCTTGGATATTCCATTATATTTAAGAATTGCCAACGAATTATATCTGAAGAGATTGATCGTAGGTGGTTTTGACGGAGTATATGAGTTCTCTAAAAACTTCAGAAACGAAGGAATGGACAGAACCCACAACCCGGAATTTACCGCTATGGAAATCTATGTGGCTTACAAAGATTACAACTGGATGATGGATTTCACTGAGAAATTATTGGAATTCTGCGCGATCCAGGTAAATGGTACTACAAAAGCTACCTTTGGGGAACATGAAGTTGATTTCAAAGCGCCTTACCCAAGAGTTTCTATGACAGAAGCAATCCTGAAATTTACAGGTTTTGATATTACTGGAAAAACTGAGCAGGAATTATATGATTTTGCTAAGTCTATCGGTATTGAAGTGAATGAGACAATGGGTAAAGGAAAACTGATTGATGAGATTTTTGGTGAAAAATGTGAAGGAAACTTCATCCAGCCGACTTTCATTACAGATTATCCGATCGAAATGTCTCCATTAACAAAGAAACACAGAAACAAAGAAGGCTTAACAGAGCGTTTTGAATTAATGGTGTGCGGTAAAGAAATCGCAAACGCTTATTCAGAGCTTAATGATCCTATCGATCAGAGAGAGCGTTTTGAAGCACAGATGGCATTATCTGAAAGAGGAGATGATGAAGCAATGTTTATCGATCAGGACTTCTTAAGAGCATTGGAATACGGTATGCCGCCAACTTCAGGATTAGGAATCGGAATGGACAGATTGATTATGTTCTTAACAAATAATGCATCGATTCAGGAAGTATTATTCTTCCCTCAGATGAGACCGGAAAAAGCTGCACCGCAGATTGAATTGGGTGAGGACGAAAAAGTAATCCTTGAAATCCTTAATTCTCAGGAAGAGCCGATGGCTTTGGCTGAAGTAAAACAAAGAAGCCAGCTGTCCGGTAAAAAATGGGATAAAGCTTCCAAAACTTTGACAAAGAACAATATTGTGAAAGTTGAAAAAATTGACGAAAATCTTTTGATGAAATTAGCTTAG